In Longimicrobium sp., a genomic segment contains:
- the mrdA gene encoding penicillin-binding protein 2: MKLFQTDMRQRRVHVLAFVITFVVSVLLTAFFSTQVVAGRTYEAKARENRLRPIVIPAPRGTILDRNGEVVATSITSYTVQLLPGDSLVILQTLRDLAPFVGLAGSDIDRLMAARNRRPHDLLEVTNRATYSQAAAIEERRAAFPNLMVVERPMRYYPAGAAIGHVAGYVTEITREQLNSRRYREAGYKQGQLIGQFGIEKEYESTLRGIDGARYVEVDAKGRVVNPRASIPALDPEPGRPLRLTLDVRLQEYIHQIFPDTMKGAVVAMMPSTGEILAMYSHPTFDPNAFVGRIPPDLWRALNTDPNKPLLNRTITAIYPPASTFKTATAVMGVRLGILNKDTRMPIPCTGGMAYAGRYSRCWYHAGHGYLDLAHAIEKSCNVYFYQVGIRIGLDNLAKLGTRIGFGHRTGVDLPAEVSPTFPTSSAWYKPHFGVPAQPSDVMYLAIGQGPNSQTVLNMASFYAAIAGNGRGVPPHLVDIDSLKNRKPNIDTGLTPEQLTNIWAGLQLVTEEDGTAVQSSLARYKLYGKTGTAQNPQGPDHGWFVGFAGIPNGAPEIVVAVIVEHGLHGDAAAPLASKIANFYLDRRHGHPFDPIPTWGERIRAGKVGGFDPAGRILVPAAMATASNAGKQREERPGSRS, translated from the coding sequence ATGAAGCTTTTCCAGACGGACATGCGCCAGCGGCGCGTGCATGTGCTGGCGTTCGTCATCACCTTCGTGGTGAGCGTGCTGCTGACCGCGTTCTTCTCCACGCAGGTGGTGGCGGGCCGCACCTACGAGGCGAAGGCGCGCGAGAACCGCCTGCGCCCCATCGTCATCCCCGCGCCGCGCGGCACCATCCTGGACCGCAATGGCGAGGTGGTGGCCACCAGCATCACCTCGTACACGGTGCAGCTCCTCCCCGGCGACAGCCTGGTGATCCTGCAGACGCTGAGGGACCTGGCGCCGTTCGTGGGGCTGGCGGGGAGCGACATCGACCGGCTGATGGCGGCGCGCAACCGCCGCCCGCACGACCTGCTGGAGGTGACCAACCGCGCCACCTACTCGCAGGCCGCCGCCATCGAGGAGCGCCGCGCCGCGTTCCCCAACCTGATGGTGGTGGAGCGCCCGATGCGCTACTACCCGGCCGGCGCGGCCATCGGGCACGTGGCGGGCTACGTCACCGAGATCACCCGCGAGCAGCTGAACTCGCGCCGCTACCGCGAGGCGGGGTACAAGCAGGGGCAGCTGATCGGCCAGTTCGGGATCGAGAAGGAGTACGAGAGCACGCTGCGCGGCATCGACGGCGCGCGCTACGTGGAGGTGGACGCGAAGGGGCGCGTGGTGAACCCCCGCGCCTCCATCCCCGCGCTCGATCCCGAGCCCGGCAGGCCGCTGCGGCTGACGCTGGACGTGCGGCTGCAGGAGTACATCCACCAGATCTTCCCCGACACCATGAAGGGCGCCGTGGTGGCCATGATGCCGTCCACCGGCGAGATCCTGGCGATGTACAGCCATCCCACCTTCGACCCCAACGCGTTCGTGGGACGCATCCCGCCGGACCTGTGGCGGGCGCTGAACACCGATCCCAACAAGCCGCTGCTGAACCGGACGATCACCGCCATCTATCCTCCCGCCTCGACCTTCAAGACGGCCACGGCGGTGATGGGTGTGCGGCTGGGGATCCTCAACAAGGACACGCGGATGCCCATCCCCTGCACCGGGGGGATGGCGTACGCGGGGCGCTACTCGCGGTGCTGGTACCACGCGGGGCACGGCTACCTGGACCTGGCGCACGCGATCGAGAAGTCGTGCAACGTCTACTTCTACCAGGTGGGGATCCGCATCGGGCTCGACAACCTGGCCAAGCTGGGCACCCGCATCGGCTTCGGCCACCGCACCGGGGTGGACCTGCCGGCGGAGGTCAGCCCCACCTTCCCGACCAGCTCGGCGTGGTACAAGCCCCACTTCGGCGTCCCCGCGCAGCCGTCGGACGTGATGTACCTGGCCATCGGGCAGGGGCCCAACTCGCAGACGGTGCTGAACATGGCGAGCTTCTACGCCGCCATCGCGGGGAACGGGCGCGGGGTGCCGCCTCACCTGGTGGACATCGACTCGCTGAAGAACCGCAAGCCGAACATCGACACGGGGCTGACGCCGGAGCAGCTCACCAACATCTGGGCGGGGCTGCAGCTGGTGACGGAGGAGGACGGCACGGCGGTGCAGTCGTCGCTGGCGCGCTACAAGCTGTACGGGAAGACGGGGACGGCGCAGAACCCGCAGGGCCCCGACCACGGGTGGTTCGTGGGCTTCGCGGGGATCCCGAACGGGGCGCCGGAGATCGTGGTGGCGGTGATCGTGGAGCACGGGCTGCACGGCGACGCTGCGGCGCCGCTGGCCTCGAAGATCGCCAACTTCTACCTGGACCGCCGCCACGGGCACCCGTTCGACCCGATCCCCACCTGGGGCGAGCGGATCCGCGCCGGCAAGGTGGGCGGCTTCGACCCGGCCGGCCGCATCCTGGTTCCCGCCGCGATGGCGACGGCCTCGAACGCCGGCAAGCAGCGCGAGGAGCGGCCCGGGTCGCGCAGCTGA
- a CDS encoding thiamine pyrophosphate-dependent dehydrogenase E1 component subunit alpha produces MANRTPTKRAAAAIPHGLERAQLLEMYRLVRLTRALEEKLELLFKQSKVVGGLFRSLGQEGESVASAYALRRRDDGTGDVLSPLIRNLGSMLTIGARPDEVVRQYMAKGDSPARGKELNIHFTDFDRGFIGQISPLGDLVPVMAGVALTFRQRGEDRVGMVYIGDGATSTGAFHEGINFAAVQKLPLVVVVENNGWAYSTPTRMQTAARSFAAKAAGYGAAAEQVDGNDMLAVYGVAKKAVDRARAGGGVTLIEVQTYRRKGHAQHDAQTYMDPAEIEHWATTNDPVDRYVAALTQNGWASTKELAAIDAEIDRELDEMIAQAETSPLPDAEEARTDVTGDGPVAAPWYRLSPPDPVKA; encoded by the coding sequence ATGGCGAATCGAACGCCGACGAAGCGGGCGGCCGCGGCCATCCCCCACGGGCTGGAGCGCGCGCAGCTGCTGGAGATGTACCGGCTGGTGCGGCTCACCCGCGCGCTCGAGGAGAAGCTGGAGCTGCTCTTCAAGCAGTCGAAGGTGGTGGGCGGCCTGTTCCGCTCGCTGGGGCAGGAGGGCGAGTCCGTCGCCAGCGCCTACGCGCTGCGCCGGCGCGACGACGGCACCGGCGACGTCCTCTCCCCGCTGATCCGCAACCTGGGGTCGATGCTGACCATCGGCGCGCGCCCCGACGAGGTGGTGCGCCAGTACATGGCCAAGGGCGACAGCCCCGCGCGCGGCAAGGAGCTGAACATCCACTTCACCGACTTCGACCGGGGGTTCATCGGGCAGATCAGCCCGCTGGGCGACCTGGTGCCGGTGATGGCGGGCGTCGCGCTCACCTTCAGGCAGCGCGGCGAGGACCGCGTCGGGATGGTCTACATCGGCGACGGGGCGACGTCGACCGGCGCGTTCCACGAGGGGATCAACTTCGCCGCCGTGCAGAAGCTGCCGCTCGTCGTCGTCGTCGAGAACAACGGCTGGGCGTACTCCACCCCCACGCGCATGCAGACCGCGGCCAGGTCGTTCGCGGCCAAGGCGGCGGGCTACGGCGCGGCGGCCGAGCAGGTGGACGGCAACGACATGCTGGCCGTCTACGGCGTGGCGAAGAAGGCGGTGGATCGCGCGCGCGCCGGCGGCGGGGTGACGCTGATCGAGGTGCAGACCTACCGCCGCAAGGGGCACGCGCAGCACGACGCGCAGACGTACATGGACCCGGCGGAGATCGAGCACTGGGCCACGACCAACGATCCCGTCGACCGCTACGTGGCGGCGCTCACGCAGAACGGCTGGGCGAGCACGAAGGAGCTGGCGGCGATCGACGCGGAGATCGACCGCGAGCTGGACGAGATGATCGCGCAGGCGGAAACGTCGCCGCTGCCGGACGCCGAGGAGGCGCGCACCGACGTGACGGGGGACGGACCCGTCGCCGCGCCCTGGTACCGGCTGTCCCCACCCGACCCCGTGAAGGCCTGA